A genomic region of Pseudoalteromonas rubra contains the following coding sequences:
- a CDS encoding AbgT family transporter yields the protein MEQAKNANNDTSFVMRFLNNIERVGNKLPDPAMIFLGAMLLIWLLSWMLSGVSFDAIDPRTGEAIVVHNLLSGDSLAGFLASMVKTFTGFAPLGVVLVAMLGVGVAEHSGYINAGLKLMLKRTPQALLTPSIILIAIVSHTATDAGYVLVIPLAGVIFYAMGRHPLAGIAAAFAGVSGGFSANFIPSGIDPLLQSFTQSAAQIIDPEISVNPLNNWFFTSASSIFIILLGWYITDKIIEPRLASTKVDGDTDDLPEFNEVTGKERSAFYAASAVMLAGIGLLIYAASGEDSALRSESGALTDFSAPLMQSIVPLIFLLFWIPGAVFGFMVGTFKSSKDMIDAMSKSMNSMSYYIVMAFFCALFIAAFSQSNLGALLAIEGAEVLKAMALPSSVTVIGIIFLTAFVNLFVGSSSAKWALLGPIFVPMLMQLGISPDLSQAAYRVGDSSSNIITPLMPYFPLVVVYCQKYVKDTGIGTLLALMLPYSIAFLIGWSLFLLAYWGLSIPLGLQSSYIYPAG from the coding sequence ATGGAACAAGCGAAAAACGCGAATAACGACACCAGTTTCGTTATGCGATTCCTCAACAACATTGAAAGGGTGGGCAATAAGCTGCCTGATCCTGCCATGATCTTCCTCGGTGCCATGCTGCTGATTTGGCTATTGTCCTGGATGCTGTCAGGTGTCAGTTTTGATGCCATCGATCCGCGCACCGGAGAGGCGATTGTTGTTCATAACCTGCTAAGCGGCGATTCTCTGGCCGGCTTTTTGGCCTCAATGGTTAAAACCTTTACTGGCTTTGCGCCTCTGGGCGTAGTTTTGGTTGCTATGCTGGGCGTCGGTGTGGCCGAGCACTCAGGCTATATTAATGCCGGTCTTAAGCTGATGTTGAAGCGCACGCCTCAGGCCCTGCTAACTCCCTCTATCATTTTGATCGCAATTGTAAGCCACACAGCGACCGATGCCGGTTATGTGTTGGTAATTCCATTGGCGGGTGTGATTTTCTATGCCATGGGCCGTCACCCGCTGGCAGGTATTGCAGCGGCATTTGCCGGGGTAAGTGGTGGCTTTAGTGCTAACTTTATCCCTTCAGGTATTGATCCTTTATTGCAGAGCTTCACTCAAAGCGCAGCCCAAATCATCGATCCTGAAATATCGGTCAACCCGCTGAATAACTGGTTCTTCACGTCGGCGTCGAGCATCTTTATTATCCTGCTAGGCTGGTACATTACTGATAAAATTATTGAGCCGCGTCTGGCATCAACCAAAGTCGATGGTGATACTGATGATTTGCCTGAGTTTAACGAAGTAACCGGTAAAGAGCGTTCGGCATTTTACGCGGCGTCTGCTGTCATGCTGGCAGGTATTGGTTTACTCATCTACGCAGCCAGTGGTGAAGACTCGGCGCTACGCAGTGAAAGTGGCGCATTGACCGATTTTAGTGCGCCGTTAATGCAGTCCATTGTACCGCTGATTTTCTTACTGTTCTGGATCCCGGGTGCCGTATTTGGCTTTATGGTTGGCACCTTTAAGTCATCAAAAGACATGATAGATGCAATGAGTAAGTCGATGAACTCGATGTCTTATTACATCGTCATGGCGTTCTTCTGTGCGCTGTTTATTGCGGCATTTAGCCAGTCTAATCTGGGGGCATTATTGGCCATCGAAGGGGCTGAAGTCTTAAAGGCAATGGCGCTACCAAGCTCTGTGACTGTGATTGGGATTATCTTCCTGACTGCTTTTGTGAATCTGTTTGTTGGCTCAAGTTCTGCAAAATGGGCACTGTTGGGCCCAATCTTTGTGCCTATGCTGATGCAACTGGGTATTTCACCTGATCTGTCTCAGGCAGCGTATCGTGTTGGTGACTCCAGCTCAAACATCATTACGCCATTGATGCCGTACTTCCCGCTGGTGGTGGTTTACTGTCAGAAATATGTGAAAGACACCGGGATTGGTACATTGCTGGCACTGATGTTGCCATACTCTATTGCCTTCTTGATTGGCTGGAGCTTATTCCTGCTGGCATACTGGGGCCTGAGCATTCCTCTGGGTCTGCAGTCTAGCTATATTTATCCGGCAGGTTAA
- a CDS encoding YfcL family protein: protein MSLQAYIEAAQQFFDELVEKASDDELFAGGYLRGHFDLAVGYAQVEELTLSVDELNAKVESSLVKAYRDGELNEEDKHHVVTIWERLKQLGA, encoded by the coding sequence ATGTCACTTCAAGCGTATATAGAAGCTGCACAGCAGTTTTTTGATGAATTAGTAGAAAAAGCAAGCGATGATGAATTGTTTGCTGGTGGCTACTTACGCGGTCATTTTGACCTGGCAGTTGGATATGCTCAGGTTGAAGAACTGACGTTATCAGTCGATGAGCTGAATGCAAAAGTTGAATCCAGCCTGGTGAAAGCATACCGCGACGGTGAGCTTAACGAGGAAGATAAGCATCACGTGGTAACTATCTGGGAGCGACTTAAGCAGTTAGGCGCTTAA
- a CDS encoding elongation factor P hydroxylase: MHHIDDLISIFNALFYPKFNTKLVAGTDEPIYLPADAECDYHRIVFAHGFYASALHEIAHWLVAGKARREQEDYGYWYCPDGRSKDQQLAFEQVEVKPQAIEWALSTAAGFAFNVSVDNLNGEPTCRFAFQKRVHAQVTEMVTAGFNVRTQALLKALSQFYSTPWPLSAGQFEWHCPQEFADAV; this comes from the coding sequence ATGCACCACATTGACGATCTGATCTCGATATTTAATGCCTTATTCTATCCAAAGTTCAATACCAAGCTTGTGGCAGGCACAGATGAGCCAATCTATCTGCCAGCAGATGCGGAGTGTGATTATCACCGCATTGTATTTGCGCATGGTTTCTATGCCAGTGCCTTGCATGAAATTGCCCATTGGCTGGTTGCAGGTAAAGCGCGCAGGGAGCAGGAAGATTATGGTTACTGGTACTGTCCTGACGGGCGCAGCAAAGATCAGCAACTGGCATTTGAACAGGTAGAAGTTAAACCTCAGGCTATCGAATGGGCCCTGAGCACTGCGGCTGGGTTTGCATTTAACGTTTCCGTTGACAATTTAAATGGTGAGCCGACTTGCCGTTTTGCTTTTCAAAAACGTGTTCATGCACAGGTGACGGAGATGGTCACAGCCGGCTTCAACGTTCGCACTCAGGCTTTACTCAAAGCGTTATCTCAGTTTTACTCGACCCCCTGGCCACTCAGTGCTGGCCAGTTTGAATGGCATTGTCCACAGGAGTTTGCAGATGCAGTTTAA
- the fadI gene encoding acetyl-CoA C-acyltransferase FadI: MSEQNILKTTKGDRIAIVSGLRTPFAKQATAYHHVPALDLGKVVVNEMLERLNIDKTEIDQLVFGQVVQMPEAPNIAREIVLGTGMPVSVDAYSVSRACATSFQAVANVAESIIAGHTAVGIAGGADSSSVLPIGVSKKLAGSLVDLNKARTLSQRLKIFSKLRLKDLMPVPPAVAEYSTGLSMGQTAEQMAKTHAISRADQDALAHRSHTLAAKAWDDGLLKDEVMAAHVEPYKGFIDKDNNIRANSSLEGYAKLRPVFDRKHGSVTAANATPLTDGAAAVLMMSESKAKALGYEILGYVRNYAFTAIGVHEDMLMGPAHSTPLALERAGLTLQDLDLIEMHEAFAAQTLANMKMFASDKFAQEKLGRSKALGEIDMDKFNVNGGSLAYGHPFAATGARLITQTLNELKRRGGGLALTTACAAGGLGAAFVLESA; encoded by the coding sequence ATGTCTGAACAAAACATTCTAAAAACAACAAAAGGGGATCGCATTGCCATCGTTTCTGGTTTGCGTACGCCCTTTGCTAAACAGGCCACGGCCTATCACCATGTACCAGCACTGGACCTGGGTAAGGTCGTCGTCAATGAAATGCTGGAACGTCTGAATATCGATAAAACAGAGATAGATCAGCTGGTCTTTGGTCAGGTTGTGCAAATGCCTGAAGCACCTAACATCGCACGTGAAATCGTGCTGGGTACAGGCATGCCTGTGTCAGTCGATGCTTATTCTGTTTCACGTGCTTGTGCCACCAGTTTCCAGGCTGTGGCGAACGTTGCGGAATCTATTATTGCAGGTCATACGGCTGTGGGCATTGCCGGCGGTGCAGATTCATCGTCGGTATTACCGATTGGTGTGAGCAAAAAGCTGGCAGGCAGCCTGGTTGACCTCAACAAGGCGCGTACTTTGTCACAGCGTCTGAAAATATTCTCAAAGCTGAGACTGAAAGACCTGATGCCGGTACCTCCTGCGGTTGCTGAGTACTCAACGGGCTTGTCTATGGGTCAGACTGCTGAGCAAATGGCCAAAACTCATGCAATCAGCCGTGCTGATCAGGACGCACTGGCGCACCGTTCACACACCCTGGCTGCCAAGGCCTGGGATGATGGCTTGTTAAAAGATGAAGTCATGGCTGCACACGTTGAACCGTACAAAGGCTTTATTGATAAAGACAACAACATTCGTGCGAACTCGTCATTGGAAGGTTATGCGAAATTGCGCCCGGTTTTTGACCGTAAGCACGGCTCTGTGACGGCGGCAAACGCGACACCACTGACTGATGGTGCGGCTGCGGTACTGATGATGAGTGAAAGCAAAGCCAAAGCACTGGGTTACGAAATTCTGGGTTATGTACGCAACTATGCATTTACCGCTATCGGTGTGCACGAAGACATGTTGATGGGTCCGGCTCACTCCACGCCACTGGCTCTGGAGCGCGCTGGTCTGACTCTGCAAGACCTGGATTTAATTGAAATGCACGAAGCGTTTGCGGCGCAAACCCTGGCTAACATGAAGATGTTTGCCTCTGATAAATTTGCTCAGGAGAAGCTGGGTCGCAGTAAAGCACTGGGTGAAATTGATATGGATAAATTCAACGTAAACGGTGGCTCTTTGGCCTATGGACACCCGTTTGCAGCAACAGGCGCGCGTCTGATCACACAAACCCTGAATGAGCTGAAACGCCGTGGGGGCGGACTTGCGCTGACTACCGCTTGTGCGGCTGGTGGTCTGGGTGCAGCCTTTGTATTGGAGAGTGCGTAA
- a CDS encoding HDOD domain-containing protein, translating to MIEIDNAVLKDMNHGFCLPAKPELLQSLHQVLQQPEPELGEIAALIATDVATSAAVLKVINSSSYGFSRTITDIRQAVMFLGLNSITMLVTGYLLKQAFDQSKCCIKLERFWDSAQEIADVATLIGNKIKSKVPVENLYMLGLFHDAGIPAMAFNYPDYVEVLGAANRNYDTLLVEFEEARYQTNHAVIGYYLANSWNLPKPICQLILRHHDITYLQEKRSDEEMLTFSTLKMAENLVHTNKRFVAAPDWPLMKQSVLDALNLDEDDYQDLKDDTEEYFTS from the coding sequence ATGATCGAAATAGACAACGCCGTGCTTAAGGATATGAATCATGGGTTTTGCCTGCCAGCAAAGCCTGAGCTGTTGCAAAGTTTGCATCAGGTATTGCAACAACCAGAACCTGAGCTAGGCGAAATTGCCGCGCTGATAGCAACAGATGTAGCGACCTCCGCCGCAGTATTAAAAGTAATTAACTCCTCCAGCTATGGCTTTTCACGTACCATTACGGACATTCGCCAGGCCGTGATGTTTTTGGGGCTCAACAGCATTACTATGCTGGTGACAGGCTATTTGCTCAAACAAGCCTTTGATCAATCCAAGTGCTGCATCAAACTGGAACGTTTTTGGGACAGTGCTCAGGAAATTGCCGATGTGGCGACACTGATTGGCAATAAGATAAAAAGCAAAGTACCGGTCGAAAACCTGTACATGCTTGGCCTGTTCCATGATGCAGGCATTCCCGCCATGGCGTTCAATTACCCGGATTATGTCGAGGTATTGGGCGCCGCAAACCGAAATTACGATACCTTGCTGGTTGAGTTCGAAGAAGCCCGCTACCAGACCAACCATGCTGTGATTGGTTATTACCTGGCAAACAGTTGGAATTTGCCCAAGCCCATTTGTCAGCTTATTCTGCGCCATCACGACATTACGTATCTTCAGGAAAAACGTAGCGATGAAGAAATGCTGACCTTCTCAACATTGAAAATGGCGGAAAACCTGGTCCACACCAACAAACGTTTTGTCGCAGCACCAGACTGGCCGCTGATGAAACAAAGTGTGCTTGATGCACTTAACCTGGATGAAGACGATTATCAGGACCTCAAAGACGATACCGAAGAATACTTCACCAGTTAA
- a CDS encoding LysR family transcriptional regulator yields MLRVTLEQWRMFRAVVEYGGFNQAAKAIHKSQSSIHTAVQKIETALSVKLFQVEGRKTHLTEAGDMMLRRANYLLDEAEKVEAVGQTLAKGVESHLRIAVDEIFPQSLLYKVLETTSQAYPLLRIELVESILSGSFEALQNAKVDIAISPMVLTDGFSEQLCQVEFVAVAHPEHKLHQLERELTLEDLKSFRQIVVRDSALGKGTDSGWLGADQRWTVSHLRTMVDMVTQGLGFAWLPRSAITAQLSSGALQPLPLTHNRTRQAQLNLIFKDGDTLGPAARAFLGELRFQCMALEDQQSD; encoded by the coding sequence ATGTTACGAGTTACGCTTGAGCAGTGGCGTATGTTTCGCGCTGTTGTGGAGTATGGCGGATTTAATCAAGCGGCCAAGGCTATTCATAAGAGTCAGTCGAGCATACATACGGCAGTACAGAAAATAGAAACAGCGTTATCGGTTAAGCTATTTCAGGTGGAAGGCCGCAAAACGCACCTGACTGAAGCAGGCGACATGATGTTACGCCGCGCCAATTATTTGCTCGACGAAGCCGAGAAAGTCGAAGCGGTTGGCCAGACTCTGGCAAAAGGGGTTGAGAGCCACCTGCGTATTGCCGTCGATGAAATTTTTCCTCAGTCATTGCTCTACAAAGTGCTGGAGACAACTTCTCAGGCTTATCCATTGCTTCGTATTGAATTGGTTGAGTCTATTCTGTCAGGGTCGTTTGAGGCGCTTCAGAACGCTAAGGTGGATATTGCTATCTCGCCTATGGTGCTGACGGATGGATTCAGTGAACAGTTATGTCAGGTGGAGTTTGTGGCTGTCGCGCACCCGGAGCACAAGTTGCATCAGCTCGAGCGTGAGTTGACGCTGGAGGACCTCAAATCATTCCGGCAAATCGTAGTCAGAGATTCTGCGTTGGGTAAGGGGACAGACAGCGGCTGGTTGGGGGCTGATCAGCGCTGGACCGTAAGTCATTTGCGCACTATGGTGGATATGGTTACTCAGGGGCTGGGTTTTGCCTGGTTGCCCAGAAGTGCTATCACAGCGCAGCTCAGCTCGGGCGCGTTACAACCGCTGCCATTGACTCACAATCGCACTCGTCAGGCTCAGCTCAACCTGATTTTTAAAGATGGAGACACACTCGGCCCGGCTGCCA
- a CDS encoding GGDEF domain-containing protein, producing the protein MHSRYFFTFIATLVSATVLANVVMLYISDDASDVITRFEQHWQQQADIILREAQLLDELERQLSDMDPEHQVRDYLPEQRAYNINTDAEVALHIVTMIAELDLSDAERQALDEVQRILNESRQSTQDKPLDTAFVQLSESPLSQRHRRLDIALQSLRLGMEARIEETKRQHQAALTSVINKGSVEAWLLLSLVVILACAGAVVLRGQLRTIEERACLFDAIPDALLYCEYSGKITRVNHSCTELFGYSVQELLRMSVEDLIPARFRDLHSKERRNFTGRAQMRRKGQNGLNIIGVHKCGDEIPLDIAIARTALGKETYFVAVIRDLRHELQLQKKAEVDFLTQVYNRGQIEQVMNDELSRASRYQRSLSVMIVDIDKFKVLNDTLGHQAGDRALAELSRFLVHSVRPSDGLGRWGGDEFVLVCPEIDAQEALQMAQRLVRAYCEQNQYELSLSIGVTSRTQVDEKSDLAQLIGEADQALYQAKAQGRSRAVLFESVQH; encoded by the coding sequence ATGCACAGCAGGTACTTTTTCACTTTTATTGCCACACTTGTTAGCGCGACGGTGTTGGCAAACGTGGTCATGTTGTACATCAGTGATGATGCCAGCGATGTGATCACACGGTTTGAACAGCACTGGCAGCAACAGGCCGACATTATTTTGCGAGAAGCACAGCTGCTCGATGAACTGGAGCGTCAACTGAGTGACATGGACCCCGAGCACCAGGTCAGAGATTACTTGCCAGAGCAGCGAGCATACAATATCAATACGGATGCTGAAGTCGCTTTACACATAGTGACGATGATTGCTGAGCTGGACCTGAGTGATGCCGAACGGCAGGCGCTTGATGAAGTACAACGCATTCTGAATGAGTCTCGACAATCAACCCAAGACAAGCCCTTGGACACTGCATTTGTCCAGTTATCTGAAAGCCCCTTATCACAGCGACATCGCCGCTTGGACATCGCGCTTCAGTCACTACGATTAGGTATGGAGGCGAGAATTGAGGAGACCAAGCGCCAGCATCAGGCGGCCCTGACCAGTGTTATCAATAAGGGCTCTGTCGAAGCCTGGTTGCTGTTGTCCTTGGTTGTCATACTTGCCTGTGCAGGTGCGGTGGTGTTACGTGGCCAGCTCAGGACCATTGAGGAGCGGGCGTGTTTGTTTGATGCCATCCCGGATGCACTGCTTTATTGTGAGTATAGTGGCAAGATCACCCGGGTTAATCATTCGTGCACCGAATTGTTTGGCTACTCCGTTCAGGAGTTGCTGCGCATGTCGGTAGAAGATCTGATCCCCGCGCGATTTCGTGATTTGCACAGCAAAGAGCGGCGCAATTTTACGGGTCGGGCACAAATGCGCCGTAAAGGGCAAAATGGGCTTAATATTATCGGTGTGCATAAGTGTGGTGATGAAATCCCCCTGGACATTGCCATTGCCCGAACGGCATTGGGAAAAGAAACTTACTTTGTGGCGGTGATCCGTGATCTTCGTCATGAGTTGCAACTGCAAAAAAAAGCAGAAGTCGATTTTTTAACTCAGGTCTACAATCGGGGTCAGATAGAGCAAGTTATGAATGACGAGCTGAGTCGGGCAAGTCGCTATCAACGCTCTTTGTCAGTCATGATAGTCGACATAGATAAATTTAAGGTACTGAACGATACGCTGGGCCATCAGGCTGGCGATCGTGCATTGGCCGAGTTAAGTCGTTTTTTGGTCCATTCAGTGCGCCCCAGTGACGGGTTGGGTCGTTGGGGAGGAGACGAATTTGTGCTGGTTTGTCCAGAAATCGATGCACAAGAAGCCTTACAGATGGCACAGCGTCTGGTGCGGGCATATTGCGAACAAAACCAGTATGAACTGAGTTTAAGTATCGGCGTGACCAGTCGTACACAAGTGGACGAAAAATCGGATTTGGCCCAATTGATTGGAGAGGCAGATCAGGCTTTGTATCAGGCCAAGGCACAAGGCCGCAGCAGAGCGGTGTTATTTGAATCCGTTCAGCACTGA
- a CDS encoding ATP-NAD kinase family protein, which yields MQFKLGLIVNPVAGLGGAVALKGSDGSDTAELARSMGAEPKAHSRTAQALALLYPYRDVLEVYTVSGEMGEELAKAHGFTTRVVMTCGTPTTPEDTEQAARLLAEAKVDLLLFAGGDGTARNICAAIGSEAPVLGVPAGCKIHSGVYAITPKAAGRVVEMLIKGELVTIDDADVMDIDENAFRAGTVRAKRYGEMQVPSELRYVQSVKNGGKESDELVLADIAAYVISEMEEDEQYIMGSGSTVAAIMEELGLDNTLLGVDLIRDHTLLGSDLTAQQLLDNVGQAPTKLVITLIGGQGHIFGRGNQQLSPALIRQIGKDNIIVVATKSKLQALNGRPLIADTGDQDLDNELSGYIKVVTGYNDHVMYAVGHQDLI from the coding sequence ATGCAGTTTAAACTAGGATTGATAGTCAACCCGGTTGCCGGGTTGGGCGGCGCAGTGGCGCTGAAGGGCAGTGATGGTAGCGACACCGCTGAACTTGCCCGATCTATGGGTGCTGAGCCAAAAGCACATAGCCGTACGGCGCAGGCGCTGGCTTTGTTATACCCCTACCGGGATGTGCTGGAGGTCTATACCGTTAGTGGTGAAATGGGGGAGGAGCTTGCTAAAGCGCATGGTTTTACCACCCGGGTCGTGATGACCTGTGGTACGCCCACGACCCCTGAGGACACTGAGCAGGCCGCCAGGTTACTTGCCGAAGCGAAAGTAGACTTGTTGCTGTTTGCGGGTGGAGATGGAACCGCACGCAATATTTGCGCTGCGATCGGGAGCGAGGCTCCCGTGCTGGGAGTGCCTGCCGGCTGCAAGATCCACAGTGGTGTTTATGCCATCACGCCGAAAGCGGCGGGCCGGGTCGTTGAAATGCTCATCAAGGGTGAATTGGTCACCATAGACGATGCCGATGTAATGGACATAGATGAAAATGCGTTCAGAGCCGGAACGGTGCGTGCTAAGCGCTATGGTGAAATGCAGGTGCCCAGTGAACTGCGTTACGTACAAAGCGTAAAAAATGGTGGCAAAGAAAGCGACGAACTGGTGCTGGCCGATATCGCTGCGTATGTGATTTCAGAGATGGAAGAAGACGAGCAATATATCATGGGCTCAGGCTCAACCGTAGCGGCGATTATGGAAGAACTGGGGCTTGATAACACCCTGCTTGGAGTAGATTTGATCCGCGACCATACTTTGTTAGGGAGCGATCTGACTGCACAACAGTTGCTGGATAATGTCGGGCAGGCACCGACCAAACTGGTCATCACCTTAATTGGCGGACAAGGGCATATTTTTGGCCGGGGTAATCAGCAGTTGAGTCCGGCGCTGATCCGCCAGATCGGCAAAGACAATATCATCGTGGTTGCAACTAAAAGCAAGTTGCAGGCACTCAATGGTCGCCCTCTGATAGCAGATACGGGCGATCAGGACTTAGACAACGAACTGAGTGGCTACATCAAAGTAGTAACAGGTTATAATGACCATGTAATGTATGCCGTCGGGCATCAGGATTTAATTTAG
- the fadJ gene encoding fatty acid oxidation complex subunit alpha FadJ, which produces MSVFSYELNSHRVAIVTIDVPGEKMNTLRDSFADELLTILEQGRNDDVTGMVFVSGKDDNFIAGADIKMLDQAKTREDALRLSEMCQQAFFKMQKLPFPTVAAIHGAALGGGLEFALACDYRVCSDDDKTKLGLPEVQLGLLPGGGGTQRLPKLVGIQKALEWMLTGKQVRAKQAKKAGLVDDSVPHSILLDVAIKLARGSKPKARKPKLDKLSQLLESNPFGRNIIFKKAQENVEKKTGGHYPAPLAIIKAVRASVELGELKAYKTEAEGFADLVMTEVSQSLRGIFFATTEMKKEWQSDDAPKINRAAVLGGGLMGGGIAHVSAVKAGVPVRIKDVAHQGISNALSYSYKILSKKQKKRILSKAELQLAMNRITGTTDYTGMRHTDIVIEAVFEDLALKQSMVADIERECTEQTIFASNTSSLPIAQIAENAARPENVIGLHYFSPVEKMPLVEIIPHEGTSEETIARTVNFARKQGKTPIVVKDKAGFYVNRILAPYVNEAANLLLAGEPIEKIDQALVEFGFPVGPLALLDEVGVDIGSKIAPILEKELGDRFKAPDAFARMIDSKRLGRKTGKGFYKYESKGKKVDESVYDLLGITPAPRLNKQEIASRCVAQMLNEAARCLDEGIIASARDGDIGAIFGIGFPPFLGGPFSYMDKRGLNKVCSELSTYATDNAVFTPAEPLLAKAEAGEAYYS; this is translated from the coding sequence ATGTCAGTATTTAGTTATGAATTAAACAGCCACCGCGTGGCCATCGTCACCATCGATGTGCCGGGCGAGAAGATGAACACGCTGCGCGATAGCTTTGCTGATGAGCTGTTGACTATTCTGGAGCAGGGCCGCAATGATGATGTGACTGGCATGGTGTTTGTCAGCGGTAAAGACGATAACTTCATCGCTGGTGCCGACATCAAGATGTTGGATCAGGCAAAAACGCGCGAAGATGCGCTGCGCTTATCCGAAATGTGTCAGCAAGCGTTTTTCAAAATGCAGAAACTACCATTCCCAACTGTCGCTGCCATTCATGGTGCGGCTCTCGGTGGTGGCCTTGAATTTGCACTGGCATGTGATTATCGCGTATGTAGCGACGATGACAAAACCAAGCTGGGCCTGCCAGAAGTGCAGCTGGGTCTGTTACCGGGCGGTGGTGGTACACAGCGTTTACCGAAACTGGTTGGTATTCAAAAAGCGCTGGAGTGGATGCTCACGGGTAAGCAAGTACGTGCCAAGCAGGCTAAAAAGGCCGGCCTGGTGGATGACAGTGTACCACACAGCATCTTGCTGGATGTGGCCATTAAACTGGCCCGGGGTAGCAAGCCAAAAGCACGCAAGCCTAAGCTGGACAAACTGAGTCAGCTGCTGGAATCAAACCCGTTTGGTCGCAACATCATCTTCAAAAAAGCGCAAGAAAATGTTGAGAAGAAAACAGGCGGCCACTATCCGGCGCCGCTGGCTATCATCAAAGCGGTCCGTGCATCGGTTGAGTTGGGCGAACTGAAAGCCTATAAAACAGAAGCCGAAGGCTTTGCCGATTTGGTCATGACAGAGGTATCTCAGTCATTACGTGGCATTTTCTTTGCCACCACCGAAATGAAAAAAGAATGGCAAAGTGACGACGCGCCTAAAATCAATCGTGCGGCAGTGCTTGGTGGCGGTCTGATGGGCGGCGGTATTGCCCATGTCAGCGCAGTGAAAGCTGGCGTGCCGGTACGAATTAAAGATGTGGCACATCAGGGGATCAGCAATGCCCTGAGTTACAGTTATAAGATCCTGTCGAAAAAGCAGAAAAAACGTATCTTGTCCAAGGCTGAGTTACAGCTGGCGATGAACCGCATCACAGGCACAACCGATTACACCGGTATGCGTCATACCGATATCGTCATTGAAGCGGTATTTGAAGACCTGGCACTGAAGCAAAGCATGGTGGCAGACATCGAGCGCGAATGTACAGAGCAAACTATTTTTGCCAGCAACACTTCGTCATTGCCGATTGCGCAGATCGCTGAAAACGCGGCGCGCCCAGAAAATGTCATTGGTTTGCATTACTTCTCACCGGTAGAAAAGATGCCACTGGTTGAGATCATCCCGCACGAGGGGACCTCAGAAGAGACCATCGCACGCACGGTTAACTTTGCTCGCAAGCAAGGTAAGACGCCCATCGTGGTAAAAGACAAAGCGGGCTTTTACGTTAACCGCATCCTCGCGCCTTATGTGAATGAAGCGGCGAACTTACTGCTGGCGGGTGAGCCGATTGAGAAAATCGATCAGGCCCTGGTTGAGTTTGGCTTCCCGGTTGGGCCTTTGGCACTGTTGGATGAAGTGGGCGTAGACATTGGTTCAAAAATTGCGCCAATCCTTGAAAAAGAGCTGGGTGATCGTTTCAAAGCGCCAGATGCATTCGCTCGTATGATTGACAGCAAACGTCTGGGCCGTAAAACCGGAAAAGGTTTTTACAAATACGAAAGCAAAGGCAAAAAAGTGGATGAGTCTGTCTACGACTTGCTGGGTATTACACCGGCGCCGCGGCTCAACAAGCAAGAAATTGCCAGCCGCTGCGTTGCACAGATGCTAAATGAGGCCGCTCGTTGTCTGGACGAGGGCATTATTGCCAGCGCCCGAGATGGTGACATTGGTGCCATTTTTGGTATTGGCTTCCCCCCATTTTTGGGCGGACCATTCAGCTACATGGACAAGCGCGGTCTGAACAAGGTGTGTTCTGAGCTCTCTACCTATGCGACCGACAATGCGGTGTTTACACCCGCAGAGCCGCTTTTGGCAAAGGCTGAAGCAGGCGAAGCCTACTATAGTTAA